The proteins below come from a single Trichomycterus rosablanca isolate fTriRos1 unplaced genomic scaffold, fTriRos1.hap1 scaffold_229, whole genome shotgun sequence genomic window:
- the LOC134306849 gene encoding serine/threonine-protein kinase pim-1-like — protein sequence MFDKVFAPQQNPTVVMEDLRLCTAEHYKSIGCRFCFKVVSPTKKCVLQADSEERREAWIRTIQNIVVKTDDNRRDDSEAESKTSVQRSSSPSKVLTRFTAFIERIFSTVGEIVLEPAAEYDSFSDASLLHSVEIAGARVGRTPHIRESLEQELSTFSSYSIHTEDFDRRYRVGKLLGKGGCGSVFAGLRKTDGQEVAVKIVLKTTCDELITIDELITIPGEKNSLPKEVAFRLMASKPPRCEHVLELLEWFDTPECYVLILERPVLCMNLFEYRRDDALPERLAQIIMWQVVLAARHCQDRGVLHRDIKEGNLLVCLDSLEVKLIDFGCGDLLKSSPYRGFSGTLLYAPPEWFKRGKYHGCTATVWSLGILLFVLVCGEMPFWNEREITAGHLKFKPGVSKACRHLIRSCLSKNPKKRPSLEKILEHHWFPESLKN from the exons ATGTTTgataaagtatttgccccccagCAGAACCCCACTGTGGTGATGGAGGATCTACGTCTGTGCACGGCTGAACACTATAAGAGCATCGGATGCCGTTTCTGCTTTAAGGTGGTTTCACCTACAAA gaaatGTGTATTACAGGCTGATTCAGAGGAGAGAAGAGAGGCCTGGATCAGAACTATTCAGAACATCGTCGTTAAAACTGATGATAACAGAAGAGACGACTCCGAGGCCGAG AGCAAGACTTCAGTCCAGAGGAGCAGCTCTCCTTCTAAAGTTCTGACCAGATTCACAGCTTTTATAGAACGAATCTTCTCTACTGTTGGCGAGATTGTACTCGAACCTGCTGCCGAGTACGATTCCTTCTCCGATGCGTCTCTACTGCACAGTG TCGAGATTGCCGGAGCTAGAGTCGGACGGACGCCACATATCAGAGAAAGCCTGGAGCAGGAACTGAGCACGTTCTCCAGCTACTccatccacacag AGGACTTTGATAGACGGTACCGAGTGGGAAAGCTCTTGGGGAAAGGCGGCTGTGGTTCGGTCTTCGCAGGACTCCGGAAGACTGATGGACAAGAG GTCGCTGTGAAGATTGTGCTGAAGACAACCTGCGACGAACTCATCACCATCGACGAACTCATCACCATC CCTGGAGAGAAGAACAGCCTCCCAAAAGAGGTGGCGTTTAGGCTGATGGCGTCCAAGCCACCTCGCTGTGAACACGTCCTAGAGCTTCTGGAATGGTTCGACACTCCAGAGTGTTACGTCCTAATCCTGGAGCGACCCGTCCTCTGCATGAACCTCTTCGAGTACCGCAGAGACGACGCCCTTCCTGAACGTCTGGCTCAGATCATCATGTGGCAGGTGGTTCTCGCTGCACGTCACTGCCAGGATCGCGGGGTTCTTCACCGAGACATCAAGGAGGGGAACCTGCTGGTGTGTTTGGACAGTTTAGAAGTGAAGCTCATTGATTTTGGGTGTGGGGACTTGCTCAAGTCGAGCCCCTACAGGGGATTTTCAG GCACCTTGTTATACGCCCCACCTGAATGGTTCAAGCGAGGTAAGTATCATGGCTGCACTGCAACAGTCTGGAGTCTGGGGATCTTACTGTTCGTTTTAGTGTGTGGAGAGATGCCGTTCTGGAACGAGAGGGAGATCACTGCTGGACACCTGAAGTTCAAACCTGGTGTGTCTAAGG CCTGCCGTCATCTGATCAGGAGCTGCCTCAGCAAGAATCCAAAGAAGCGGCCCAGCCTCGAGAAGATCCTGGAGCACCACTGGTTTCCAGAGAGCCTCAAGAACTAA